In Candidatus Binatia bacterium, one DNA window encodes the following:
- a CDS encoding flagellar FliJ family protein, whose amino-acid sequence MAPRFRFALQPLLDRRSRIEEEKQHRFDLRRCERDGALYEGEQLAAALIQRALRTSDAGSLAVFDAAIAARRQRAEWVERALATARHELMAARRDRRAIEKLRDRRRHAFEEEEARREELEIDEANARRRPP is encoded by the coding sequence ATGGCCCCCCGGTTTCGCTTCGCCCTCCAACCGCTTCTCGACCGGCGCAGCCGCATCGAAGAGGAGAAGCAGCATCGCTTCGACCTGCGGCGATGCGAGCGCGACGGCGCGTTGTACGAAGGCGAGCAGCTCGCGGCCGCGCTTATCCAGCGCGCGCTGCGGACGAGCGATGCCGGGAGCCTCGCGGTTTTCGATGCCGCCATCGCGGCGCGCCGGCAGCGCGCCGAGTGGGTCGAGCGAGCCCTGGCAACGGCGCGCCACGAACTGATGGCCGCGCGTCGCGACCGCCGCGCGATCGAAAAGCTGCGCGATCGGCGCCGGCACGCGTTCGAAGAAGAAGAGGCGCGGCGCGAAGAGCTGGAAATCGACGAGGCCAACGCGCGGCGGCGACCGCCGTAA
- a CDS encoding Virginiamycin B lyase has product MPTARMLLAFLTVGFLAACGNGYGNLVTSGTPTPAPTPTPAVTAQYPIPTASSDPLGIALGSDGNLWFTESRPSKIGQLNLAGKISENVTPSRGSTPNGIASGPGPNLNVWFTETKLAKVGQITVNGPPYTEYTFPDAAARPVGIALGADGNMWVTDTGTNSVWRIQQIKRKPFVKFTQFHLTGNAQPLSITNGSDGALWFTESGTNAIGRLPVSGRPLSEFPVTTPGSRPMGIAPGSDKALWFIEQHAKQIARISLTGNITAEYPLGAASMTPDQLVQGIDGNFYFTDTKANKIGQFFFRSHRVLYYPVPTSNSGPTAMTLGNDSEVYFVETLGNKLAQFRYFNV; this is encoded by the coding sequence GTGCCAACGGCGCGCATGCTGCTCGCCTTCCTGACCGTGGGCTTTTTGGCCGCGTGCGGAAACGGTTACGGCAATTTGGTCACGAGCGGCACACCGACGCCGGCTCCGACTCCGACGCCGGCGGTCACGGCGCAGTACCCGATCCCCACCGCGTCGAGCGATCCGCTCGGCATCGCGCTCGGCTCGGACGGCAACCTCTGGTTCACCGAGTCCAGACCCAGTAAAATCGGGCAACTCAATCTCGCGGGCAAGATCTCCGAAAACGTAACGCCCTCGCGCGGCTCGACGCCCAACGGCATTGCCTCCGGCCCGGGCCCGAACCTAAACGTCTGGTTCACCGAAACCAAGCTCGCCAAGGTCGGGCAGATCACGGTGAACGGACCTCCCTACACGGAGTACACGTTTCCCGATGCCGCGGCGCGACCCGTCGGCATCGCCCTCGGAGCGGACGGCAACATGTGGGTGACCGACACGGGAACGAACTCCGTCTGGCGGATCCAGCAGATCAAGAGGAAGCCGTTTGTGAAGTTCACGCAGTTCCACCTCACGGGGAACGCGCAGCCGCTTTCAATCACCAACGGCTCCGACGGCGCGCTGTGGTTCACGGAGTCGGGCACGAACGCGATCGGACGCCTTCCCGTGAGCGGCAGGCCGCTCAGCGAGTTTCCGGTGACGACCCCGGGATCGCGTCCGATGGGAATCGCGCCGGGCTCGGACAAGGCGCTATGGTTCATCGAGCAGCACGCCAAACAGATCGCGCGCATCTCCCTGACGGGCAACATCACTGCCGAGTATCCGCTGGGTGCGGCGTCGATGACGCCGGATCAGCTCGTGCAGGGGATCGACGGCAACTTCTACTTCACGGATACGAAGGCGAACAAAATCGGCCAGTTCTTCTTCAGATCGCACCGCGTGCTGTACTATCCGGTTCCGACGTCGAACTCCGGTCCCACCGCAATGACGCTGGGCAACGACAGCGAAGTCTACTTCGTAGAAACCCTCGGCAACAAGCTCGCACAGTTCCGCTACTTCAACGTCTAG
- a CDS encoding adenylosuccinate synthetase — translation MASKADIILGLQWGDEGKGRVVDLYAQDYDVVARFAGGDNAGHSIVVGDRKLALRIVPSGVMHPHVELFIGGGTVVNLRTLFEEFDTLTAIGVDVSRVKLSDRAHVVFPHHVERDKVAEAERAQALGTTGRGIGPAYVDRVARTGVRVGDLLARDDTPETRRIAPHVVDGVAYIHERLDAGRCVLLEGAQGSLLDVTYGTYPYVTSSNTIAGGACTGLGIGPGTIGRVVGVLKAYCTRVGAGPFPSELHDERGERLRRQGGEFGTVTGRPRRCGWFDAVAARYAVALNGAVSAVVTKLDVLSGLERIGIVTGYRLGAKPVGFADAGAPELEIECEELPGWSEPIDECRRIADLPKAARGYVERLRELIGVPIELVSVGRERSQLAR, via the coding sequence ATAGCTTCTAAGGCCGATATTATTCTGGGGCTGCAGTGGGGCGACGAGGGCAAGGGCCGCGTCGTCGATCTGTACGCCCAGGACTACGACGTCGTCGCGCGGTTTGCGGGCGGCGACAACGCCGGACATTCGATCGTCGTCGGCGATCGGAAGCTAGCCCTGCGCATCGTGCCGTCGGGGGTCATGCACCCGCACGTGGAGCTGTTCATCGGCGGGGGTACGGTCGTCAACTTGCGCACGCTGTTCGAGGAGTTCGACACGTTGACCGCGATCGGCGTCGACGTCTCGCGCGTGAAACTCTCCGACCGCGCCCACGTCGTGTTTCCGCATCACGTCGAGCGCGACAAGGTTGCCGAGGCCGAACGCGCGCAGGCGCTCGGGACGACCGGCCGCGGCATCGGGCCGGCCTACGTCGATCGCGTCGCGCGGACCGGCGTTCGCGTCGGCGACCTGCTAGCTCGCGATGACACGCCCGAGACGCGGCGGATCGCTCCGCATGTGGTCGACGGCGTGGCGTACATTCACGAGCGCCTCGACGCCGGCAGATGCGTGCTGCTTGAGGGCGCGCAAGGCTCGCTGCTCGACGTGACGTACGGCACGTACCCGTACGTTACGAGCTCGAACACGATCGCCGGCGGCGCCTGCACCGGGCTCGGCATCGGACCGGGGACGATCGGGCGCGTCGTCGGCGTGCTGAAGGCCTACTGCACGCGCGTCGGCGCGGGGCCGTTTCCGTCGGAGCTCCACGACGAGCGCGGCGAACGCTTGCGCCGCCAGGGCGGCGAGTTCGGCACCGTCACGGGGCGACCGCGGCGCTGCGGTTGGTTCGACGCCGTTGCGGCACGCTACGCCGTCGCGCTCAACGGCGCCGTCAGCGCCGTCGTCACGAAGCTCGACGTGCTGAGCGGGCTCGAGCGCATCGGCATCGTCACCGGGTACCGGCTAGGCGCCAAGCCGGTCGGCTTCGCCGATGCGGGCGCGCCCGAGCTTGAGATCGAGTGCGAGGAGTTACCGGGCTGGAGCGAGCCGATCGACGAGTGCCGGCGCATCGCCGATCTGCCGAAGGCCGCCCGCGGCTACGTCGAACGACTGCGCGAGCTGATCGGCGTGCCGATCGAACTGGTCTCCGTCGGCCGGGAGCGTTCGCAGCTGGCTCGTTAG
- a CDS encoding BlaI/MecI/CopY family transcriptional regulator produces MARRRSATLTEAELRLMEVLWQRGHASVAEVTASLPPPPIAYNSVLTTMRILERKGYVAHEEAGRAFIYRPLLGREEAAGHAVGHVLSRFFDNSAGSLALRLIENERPSGDELARLKALIEEYEEGEK; encoded by the coding sequence ATGGCACGACGACGCTCCGCGACGCTGACGGAGGCCGAACTGCGGCTAATGGAGGTGCTATGGCAGCGCGGACACGCGAGCGTCGCCGAGGTGACGGCCTCCCTGCCGCCCCCTCCGATCGCGTATAATAGCGTGCTGACCACAATGCGGATTCTGGAACGCAAGGGCTACGTCGCCCACGAGGAGGCCGGCCGCGCCTTCATCTATCGGCCGCTGCTTGGGCGGGAGGAGGCCGCGGGCCATGCCGTCGGTCACGTGCTCTCGCGTTTCTTCGACAACAGTGCGGGCAGCCTGGCGCTCCGCCTCATTGAGAACGAGCGCCCGTCGGGCGACGAGTTGGCGCGTCTCAAGGCGCTGATCGAGGAGTACGAGGAGGGCGAAAAGTGA
- a CDS encoding flagellar biosynthetic protein FliO — protein MSYLLKLGVVGALLAALYAAARALRRMRFFTRPGQRRIRVIETAVVSQHAAIYLLGVGTRCFLIGTAGASIATLAELAPADLQPAETSRD, from the coding sequence GTGAGTTATCTGTTGAAACTGGGCGTCGTCGGAGCGCTGCTCGCGGCGCTCTACGCCGCGGCTCGAGCGCTACGCCGGATGCGCTTCTTCACGCGTCCGGGCCAGCGCAGGATCAGAGTGATCGAGACCGCCGTGGTGTCGCAGCACGCCGCGATCTACCTCCTCGGCGTCGGAACGCGTTGCTTTCTGATCGGCACCGCGGGTGCTTCGATCGCGACGCTGGCGGAGCTCGCGCCGGCAGACCTGCAGCCCGCGGAGACTAGCCGAGACTAG